A part of Methanomassiliicoccales archaeon genomic DNA contains:
- a CDS encoding type IV pilin N-terminal domain-containing protein, whose amino-acid sequence MKTWNMRKKKEAVSPVIATILMVAITVVLAAVLYVMVMGFGGDQDQTPSGTFDDTLLSTNQDGSRTYRITLIAISDDIPIADTELAVVGATGTIPTALTSAIAGSTNVGAGDYADVTIAAGDTATITLRDKNNGNAIASITISVPA is encoded by the coding sequence ATGAAGACATGGAACATGAGAAAGAAGAAGGAGGCCGTTTCACCGGTCATCGCAACCATTTTGATGGTCGCCATCACCGTGGTCCTGGCGGCAGTTCTGTACGTCATGGTCATGGGATTTGGTGGGGATCAGGATCAGACGCCGTCTGGAACATTTGACGACACCCTGTTGTCTACAAACCAAGACGGTTCCAGGACATATAGGATAACTCTAATCGCTATTAGCGATGACATCCCTATTGCTGATACTGAACTGGCCGTTGTTGGTGCAACAGGAACAATCCCAACAGCATTAACTTCGGCAATAGCCGGTTCTACGAACGTTGGAGCTGGGGACTATGCTGATGTTACGATAGCTGCTGGCGATACGGCAACCATAACCCTCAGGGATAAAAATAACGGTAATGCGATTGCTTCAATTACCATATCTGTCCCAGCATAA
- a CDS encoding arsenate reductase ArsC: MAKSKQTILFICQGNNARSLMAEGLVNHLFKDRYEAFSAGTQPSKVDPLAVKVMKEIGIDITKARSKNVDTYYGKPFDYVVTLCDEAEEECSFFIQGKDYIHESFPDPTKLEGSEEKVISDYRKVRDGIRAFVKETFGGR; encoded by the coding sequence ATGGCCAAGAGCAAACAGACCATACTCTTCATCTGTCAGGGCAACAACGCCAGGTCGTTGATGGCGGAAGGCCTTGTCAATCACCTCTTCAAAGACCGATACGAGGCGTTCAGCGCGGGCACGCAACCTTCCAAGGTCGACCCCCTTGCCGTCAAGGTGATGAAGGAGATAGGGATCGACATCACCAAAGCGAGGTCGAAGAACGTTGATACCTACTATGGCAAGCCCTTCGATTACGTCGTCACGCTCTGCGATGAAGCTGAGGAAGAATGCTCTTTCTTCATACAGGGGAAGGACTACATCCATGAGAGCTTCCCTGACCCTACAAAGCTCGAGGGCAGCGAGGAGAAGGTCATCTCTGACTATCGCAAGGTCAGGGACGGGATCAGGGCGTTCGTCAAAGAGACCTTCGGAGGAAGATGA
- a CDS encoding DUF367 family protein encodes MIPLFVYDERDCDPRKCTSRKMVRFKLVQELKGIRSVPYGSIVLNPMAQKALSQEDKERAHQHGIVVLDLSWANIERLPDLPGNVAERALPYMLAANPVNWGRPFRLSSVEALAASVYILGEKKQAEALLSKFTWGMNFLDLNREPLERYSKARTSAEVVEIQNEYLPEEG; translated from the coding sequence ATGATACCTCTATTCGTCTACGATGAGAGGGACTGCGACCCTAGGAAATGCACATCCAGGAAGATGGTAAGGTTCAAGCTCGTCCAGGAGCTGAAAGGAATAAGGTCCGTCCCTTACGGGAGCATAGTCCTGAACCCCATGGCACAGAAGGCGCTGTCGCAAGAGGATAAGGAGAGGGCGCATCAGCATGGCATCGTCGTCCTGGACCTTTCCTGGGCGAACATCGAGAGACTGCCAGATCTTCCAGGGAATGTCGCGGAAAGGGCCCTTCCCTATATGCTCGCGGCCAACCCCGTCAATTGGGGGAGACCCTTCCGCCTGAGCAGCGTGGAAGCATTGGCCGCTTCCGTATACATATTGGGCGAGAAGAAACAGGCCGAGGCGCTTCTTTCAAAGTTCACGTGGGGCATGAACTTCCTCGACCTCAACCGCGAGCCTCTTGAGAGGTACTCCAAGGCTAGGACGAGCGCGGAGGTGGTCGAGATACAGAACGAGTACCTGCCGGAGGAGGGGTGA
- a CDS encoding DUF424 family protein produces MITVKVYKQGREILVAACDKDQLGRTLREGEIKLTVDRDFYEGDDGDEAMLVNRLESSTMANLVGETACAIAIKHKFITEECVLRIQGVPHAQMVRW; encoded by the coding sequence TTGATCACCGTCAAGGTCTACAAGCAGGGAAGGGAGATCCTCGTCGCGGCATGCGACAAGGACCAGCTGGGCAGGACCCTCCGCGAGGGAGAGATAAAGCTCACGGTCGACAGGGACTTCTATGAAGGGGACGACGGCGACGAGGCGATGCTCGTGAACCGGCTGGAGAGCTCGACCATGGCCAACCTTGTCGGTGAGACGGCCTGTGCGATAGCGATAAAGCACAAGTTCATCACCGAGGAGTGCGTCCTGAGGATACAGGGCGTGCCTCATGCCCAAATGGTGAGATGGTAA
- a CDS encoding ABC transporter permease — protein MTEVADTTIRERKRTPSDVAQVMTVARYDVYKHLRSKRLYGILAIAAILIIVNLVLPPALGEDYSDDPADFASGFIGFMPTFIIIVATLFAGDAIVSEFQGRTGYLLFPNPVKRWSLYVGKVAAALGLGVVLVAVYYAIVAILTFVFTGGSTVLLVWSMLLAFIYMAATISLGFMISSFMKGSTGALILTFALLFLIMPMVSGILSLTELKPDFLLTFQADSTVYILDDPYPQDYSDTFDVGTGSPMTIWYYYPQPWTAAAVMLAYAVVSAVAGYLGFRKREMVS, from the coding sequence ATGACAGAAGTGGCTGACACCACCATCAGAGAGAGGAAGAGGACCCCCTCGGACGTGGCCCAGGTCATGACCGTGGCCAGATATGACGTCTATAAGCACCTTAGGAGCAAGAGGCTCTATGGCATCCTCGCCATCGCGGCCATCCTCATCATAGTGAACCTCGTGCTCCCTCCGGCGCTCGGCGAGGACTATTCCGACGACCCTGCTGATTTCGCCAGCGGGTTCATCGGGTTCATGCCGACCTTTATTATAATCGTCGCCACGCTTTTCGCCGGCGATGCCATAGTCTCGGAGTTCCAGGGAAGGACAGGTTACCTGCTCTTCCCCAACCCGGTGAAGAGATGGTCGTTGTACGTCGGAAAGGTCGCGGCGGCGTTGGGCCTGGGGGTCGTGCTCGTGGCGGTATACTATGCGATAGTTGCGATACTGACGTTCGTGTTCACAGGAGGTTCCACGGTCCTTCTGGTATGGTCGATGCTCTTGGCTTTCATCTACATGGCCGCAACGATATCGCTGGGGTTCATGATCAGCTCGTTCATGAAAGGATCGACGGGCGCACTGATCCTCACGTTCGCGCTCCTGTTCCTGATCATGCCGATGGTGTCCGGGATATTATCGCTGACCGAGCTGAAACCGGACTTCCTGCTGACTTTCCAGGCGGATTCGACGGTCTACATACTCGACGACCCGTACCCGCAGGACTACAGCGACACCTTCGACGTGGGGACCGGCAGCCCAATGACGATATGGTACTACTATCCGCAGCCGTGGACCGCCGCAGCTGTCATGCTGGCATATGCCGTCGTCTCGGCCGTTGCAGGATATCTCGGCTTCAGGAAGCGCGAGATGGTGTCGTGA
- a CDS encoding ABC transporter ATP-binding protein, which yields MSEPIVIDGLVKTYKGGFRAVDELSLTVPKKGFVGFLGPNGAGKTTTIKIMTNMLSATSGHVYINGTDATEDPKKALADVGAVVETPEFYPYLTPMETLEYLGKLRGMSSQDIKKRSKDVLELVKMEENKDKRIGEFSKGMKQRIAIAQAVLHEPSVIILDEPTSGLDPRGMFEVRQVLNDLKKADFTIFMSSHMLNEVQEVCTHAFLINRGRLIKSGLVSDLVKETKGKKIEVRTANPIDIQTTARMANELKLKGLFVNGPYTFTFDVVNGDEEQAKALLDLQALGLKIVSYKESGVALESFYMSLISDTR from the coding sequence ATGAGCGAACCTATCGTCATTGACGGCCTCGTCAAGACGTACAAAGGCGGCTTCCGGGCCGTTGACGAGCTGAGCCTGACTGTCCCAAAGAAAGGGTTCGTCGGGTTCCTAGGCCCGAACGGCGCCGGGAAGACGACCACCATCAAGATCATGACCAACATGCTTTCCGCCACCAGCGGTCATGTCTACATCAACGGGACCGACGCGACCGAGGATCCAAAAAAGGCCCTGGCCGATGTCGGCGCGGTGGTCGAGACACCAGAGTTCTATCCCTATCTCACGCCGATGGAGACCTTGGAGTATCTCGGGAAGCTGCGTGGCATGTCATCACAGGACATCAAGAAGAGGTCGAAGGACGTGCTCGAGCTGGTCAAGATGGAGGAGAACAAGGACAAGCGCATCGGGGAGTTCTCCAAGGGAATGAAGCAGAGGATCGCGATCGCGCAGGCCGTGCTGCACGAGCCGAGCGTGATCATCCTCGACGAGCCTACGTCCGGCCTCGACCCGAGGGGGATGTTCGAGGTCCGCCAGGTCCTCAACGACCTGAAGAAGGCGGACTTCACCATATTCATGAGCTCGCACATGCTCAACGAGGTACAGGAGGTCTGCACCCATGCGTTCCTCATCAACCGTGGCAGACTGATCAAGTCCGGTCTCGTCTCGGACCTGGTCAAGGAGACGAAGGGAAAGAAGATCGAGGTCAGGACGGCCAACCCCATCGACATCCAGACGACGGCGAGGATGGCCAACGAGCTGAAGCTCAAAGGGCTTTTCGTCAACGGGCCTTACACCTTCACCTTCGATGTCGTGAACGGGGACGAGGAGCAGGCGAAGGCCCTGTTGGACCTTCAGGCCTTGGGACTGAAGATCGTCTCCTACAAGGAGTCGGGAGTGGCCCTTGAGTCGTTCTACATGTCCCTGATATCGGACACGAGGTGA
- a CDS encoding fumarate hydratase yields the protein MGIQVLVEETVVRLIRTAVTTLPEDVVAALHRALEHETEEVARVHLRTVIENVRLAETKGVPMCQDTGVPIFFVSGPCSSEVEEGMIKGVVRATREVPLRPNVVHPLKRHGTGSNIGEGMPVIHHEPPRGDFIEIAFMPKGAGSENMSVIKMLDPTKGIRGVKETVLEAVVAAGGRPCPPSIVGVGVGGTADSAMLLAKRALLRPLGRRNKDDDIADLESELEDLINMTGIGPMGLGGRTTALAVAIEKADCHTASLPVAVNIQCWAARRAFARIYPDGKVRFSTEGFE from the coding sequence ATGGGCATTCAGGTGCTGGTCGAGGAGACGGTCGTCAGGCTGATAAGGACGGCCGTGACCACGCTGCCGGAGGACGTCGTGGCGGCCCTGCATAGAGCGCTCGAGCACGAGACGGAGGAGGTGGCCAGGGTCCATCTCAGGACGGTAATCGAGAACGTGCGGCTTGCCGAGACCAAGGGCGTTCCGATGTGCCAGGACACTGGTGTACCGATATTCTTCGTTAGCGGTCCCTGCTCCTCGGAGGTCGAGGAGGGCATGATCAAGGGGGTCGTGAGGGCGACAAGGGAGGTGCCCCTCAGGCCTAACGTGGTCCACCCTTTGAAAAGGCACGGCACCGGCTCGAACATCGGGGAAGGGATGCCCGTAATACATCATGAACCGCCCAGGGGAGATTTCATCGAGATCGCGTTCATGCCGAAGGGCGCGGGCTCGGAGAACATGAGCGTGATAAAGATGCTCGACCCGACCAAAGGCATCAGGGGCGTCAAAGAGACGGTCCTGGAGGCGGTGGTGGCAGCGGGCGGAAGGCCCTGTCCCCCTTCCATCGTGGGCGTGGGCGTCGGTGGTACCGCAGACTCGGCGATGCTGTTGGCCAAGAGAGCGCTGCTAAGGCCTTTGGGGAGAAGGAACAAGGATGATGACATCGCAGATCTGGAATCAGAGCTTGAGGATCTCATCAACATGACCGGCATAGGTCCGATGGGCCTTGGCGGCAGGACGACCGCGCTGGCCGTGGCCATTGAGAAGGCGGACTGCCACACGGCATCGCTGCCCGTCGCGGTCAACATACAATGCTGGGCCGCCAGGAGGGCGTTCGCGAGGATATATCCCGATGGCAAGGTCAGGTTCAGCACGGAGGGGTTCGAGTGA
- a CDS encoding fumarate hydratase C-terminal domain-containing protein — protein MLGRQEGVREDISRWQGQVQHGGVRVRLVSPVREDDIRQLSLGQEVHISGNAFTARDEAHLRALEMARRGEGLPFDLERAVIYHCGPIVEREGEGWKVIAAGPTTSSRMNDLEPELIERFRPGAIIGKGGMSSATAEACRRYCCAYLVFTGGAAVIAAQGIKKVKGVHWLDLGMPEAVWELEMEDFGPLIVAIDAQGRSLYESIGKKVAQNLDALRRKV, from the coding sequence ATGCTGGGCCGCCAGGAGGGCGTTCGCGAGGATATATCCCGATGGCAAGGTCAGGTTCAGCACGGAGGGGTTCGAGTGAGGCTTGTTTCGCCTGTCAGGGAAGACGACATCCGCCAGCTGTCATTGGGGCAGGAGGTCCATATCAGCGGAAATGCCTTCACCGCTCGGGACGAGGCGCACCTGCGGGCGTTGGAGATGGCCAGGAGAGGTGAGGGATTGCCCTTTGACCTCGAGAGGGCGGTGATCTACCATTGCGGCCCGATAGTCGAGAGGGAAGGGGAAGGGTGGAAGGTCATCGCGGCCGGTCCCACCACCAGCTCCAGGATGAACGACCTGGAGCCGGAGCTCATCGAGAGGTTCCGTCCAGGGGCCATCATAGGCAAGGGCGGGATGTCCTCGGCGACGGCAGAGGCCTGCAGACGATATTGCTGTGCATATCTGGTGTTCACAGGAGGGGCGGCCGTCATCGCAGCACAAGGCATAAAGAAGGTAAAGGGGGTCCATTGGCTCGACCTTGGCATGCCCGAGGCGGTGTGGGAGCTGGAGATGGAAGATTTCGGGCCCCTCATCGTCGCCATCGATGCCCAGGGCCGCTCGTTGTACGAGAGCATAGGAAAGAAGGTGGCACAGAATCTCGACGCGCTCAGGAGGAAGGTCTAA
- a CDS encoding carboxypeptidase regulatory-like domain-containing protein, with amino-acid sequence MRRALALFAAALMLFCFPFPYVQAAEPVELVSVSGTVRDPGGAPLQGVTVKAINTTSGAIFSSLTNETGGYELEVPLGTYNITATLVNYTANTSYAYVNLGAISTGPYDFTMTEVLGKIVGFITDNDGPVYNVIVRLSNEERNYTTTSTQLFGRYEINGIQPGIYVLYAEKRGYNRFSYPLPVEVERGKVLEIDMTLEAQPARVFGVVTAENGRPIGDVRVTLKASDGSLNTFTDTGPDGNYSIGKLSAGTYTMTFEKEGYETVTKSFDFGPYEEKMVDITLVREQAEGVTVLFGYDLAHSLMIIGFIVGLVIVLLGVLVNVRGQKKPELLAQIERKEKDEGD; translated from the coding sequence ATGAGACGAGCTCTGGCCCTGTTCGCTGCGGCCCTCATGTTGTTCTGCTTCCCGTTTCCATATGTGCAGGCAGCGGAGCCTGTGGAGCTGGTATCGGTGTCAGGCACGGTCCGTGACCCTGGCGGTGCTCCTCTGCAGGGGGTCACCGTGAAGGCAATAAACACCACCAGCGGGGCCATATTTTCATCACTGACCAATGAGACCGGTGGCTATGAGCTCGAGGTGCCCTTAGGGACATACAACATCACGGCGACGCTCGTCAACTACACCGCCAACACCTCATACGCCTATGTGAACCTGGGCGCTATATCAACGGGACCCTATGATTTCACCATGACCGAGGTGCTTGGAAAGATAGTGGGGTTCATAACGGACAACGATGGGCCGGTGTACAATGTCATCGTCAGGTTATCAAACGAGGAGCGTAACTACACCACGACCTCCACACAGCTCTTCGGGAGATACGAGATAAACGGCATACAGCCTGGCATCTATGTGCTTTATGCTGAGAAGCGGGGATACAACAGGTTCAGCTATCCTCTCCCTGTGGAGGTCGAAAGAGGGAAGGTGCTGGAGATCGACATGACCCTCGAGGCGCAACCGGCGAGGGTGTTCGGCGTCGTGACCGCTGAGAACGGGCGCCCGATAGGCGATGTAAGGGTCACCCTCAAGGCCTCCGATGGTTCTCTGAACACGTTCACTGACACAGGCCCAGATGGCAATTATTCGATAGGAAAGCTTTCCGCTGGGACGTATACCATGACGTTCGAGAAGGAGGGCTATGAGACGGTGACGAAGAGCTTCGACTTCGGCCCTTACGAGGAAAAAATGGTGGATATAACGTTGGTCCGGGAACAGGCCGAAGGGGTGACGGTGCTCTTCGGTTATGACCTGGCCCACTCGTTGATGATCATCGGGTTCATCGTGGGGCTGGTGATCGTGCTCCTCGGCGTACTAGTGAATGTCAGGGGGCAAAAGAAGCCGGAACTTCTGGCCCAGATAGAACGAAAGGAAAAGGACGAGGGGGATTAG